One Luteibacter aegosomaticola genomic window carries:
- the lanKC gene encoding class III lanthionine synthetase LanKC gives MERYQQLWAYTAVDREYFEPFARHRIDPNELENVVREQLPADWTLHRSGVWLHAQPAEAQLPAQGWKIHVSSVVDTARIVLAITTAMLISNRVAFKFAGDLRLLGAINGKRWPRGGSGKFITVYPGNLRLFRQLLDDLADVLGGYAGPHVLTDRRHPSCPIVSYRYGGILSAYRIDASGRRHWLLHRPDGSVEPDDREPRYRVPDWLADPLGEDPAVAGGQAPLLGGGRFRPLRALTFSAAGGIYIADDLYEGRRVVIKEARPYIAAAEAATASLRKEFRLLRRLEHLAVAPRPIAYFREWEHSFLVQDMLEGDTLRLWLGRRYPALRTAASCADVANFFDAVCHVFGNLATTLQRIHGANISVGDLSFHNIMVEPSGSVRLVDLETAVEDGLDRVADAWTPGFAPALASRDTHAEAIAADRYAFGANLFAACAPVNALFALDPAALQRFLDQFVEDMGYPRAYADAVRALMHPIPGLRPDPIDVMATLRVAVAGMQRDATPVAHSLRPPMPSPGIASRVFAYIERHAGSPRADRFVPAGPEVFESHPYGVAHGAAGILHAYQRSRRAPPSNLLPWLCTGVRAGNERGSGLMGGDAGIAWVLFDAGETGVARALLHATPLEEAIHDAPGRDDGVAGWGLARLKAWHSTGEGAFLEEAVFAGTWLLAHAVASQDGLCWPVGPRQPLGLANGASGIALFLLHLHLATGESEYLAAARAALEFDLGHMVPGMDGTPSLPAWVGSHTVLPYVQEGTAGLLAVAARMYACTQDGRYAHAIIAAERDLFRRHAVRPGLFDGLAGIGDTLLDLATFLPERAELYREQAQRIACGIEPFLLVRGDALAVPGAELVRVSCDLATGSAGVGAFLDRLARGGRASFMLDEALSTATQVRCVAA, from the coding sequence ATGGAGCGCTACCAGCAGCTATGGGCGTATACCGCGGTCGACCGCGAATACTTTGAGCCCTTCGCCCGGCATCGCATCGACCCGAACGAACTGGAAAACGTGGTTCGCGAGCAGCTGCCGGCCGACTGGACCCTGCATCGCTCCGGTGTCTGGTTACACGCGCAACCGGCGGAAGCCCAGTTGCCGGCGCAGGGCTGGAAGATCCATGTTTCCTCCGTGGTGGATACCGCCAGGATCGTTCTTGCGATCACTACCGCCATGCTCATCAGCAACCGCGTGGCTTTCAAGTTCGCTGGCGACCTGCGCCTGCTAGGCGCGATCAACGGCAAGCGCTGGCCACGTGGCGGCTCGGGGAAGTTCATTACCGTCTACCCCGGTAACCTGCGCCTGTTTCGCCAACTGCTCGACGATCTCGCCGACGTGCTGGGTGGATACGCCGGGCCGCATGTGCTCACCGATCGCCGCCACCCGAGTTGTCCTATCGTGTCTTACCGCTACGGCGGCATACTCAGCGCGTATCGCATCGATGCCAGCGGCCGTCGGCATTGGCTCTTGCACCGGCCCGATGGCAGCGTTGAGCCTGATGATCGCGAGCCGCGCTATCGCGTACCCGATTGGCTAGCTGACCCCCTGGGCGAGGATCCCGCCGTGGCGGGAGGCCAGGCACCGCTGCTCGGCGGCGGCCGCTTTCGCCCACTCAGGGCGCTGACATTTTCCGCGGCTGGCGGGATCTATATCGCTGACGACCTGTACGAGGGCCGCCGCGTGGTGATCAAGGAAGCGCGTCCCTACATCGCTGCCGCCGAAGCAGCGACAGCCAGCCTGCGCAAGGAGTTCCGCCTTCTCCGCCGGTTGGAACACCTGGCCGTGGCGCCGCGCCCGATTGCCTACTTTCGCGAGTGGGAGCACAGCTTCCTCGTGCAAGACATGCTCGAAGGCGACACGCTGCGGCTGTGGTTGGGGCGACGCTATCCGGCGCTGCGTACCGCCGCGTCATGCGCGGATGTCGCGAATTTCTTCGATGCCGTATGCCATGTGTTCGGCAATCTGGCTACGACGCTGCAGCGCATCCACGGCGCGAATATCTCGGTGGGTGACCTTTCATTTCACAACATCATGGTCGAACCCTCCGGAAGCGTGCGCCTGGTCGATCTTGAGACTGCGGTTGAAGATGGCCTCGACCGCGTGGCGGATGCCTGGACCCCGGGCTTCGCACCCGCGCTTGCGTCGCGTGACACCCATGCCGAGGCGATCGCTGCCGACCGCTACGCCTTTGGCGCCAATCTGTTTGCAGCGTGCGCGCCCGTCAATGCCTTGTTTGCGCTCGATCCGGCGGCGCTGCAGCGCTTCCTCGACCAGTTTGTCGAGGACATGGGCTATCCCCGTGCGTATGCCGACGCCGTACGCGCGCTCATGCATCCGATCCCGGGTTTGCGCCCCGACCCGATCGACGTGATGGCGACCCTGCGTGTGGCCGTCGCGGGGATGCAGCGAGACGCGACGCCGGTGGCGCATAGCTTGCGCCCGCCCATGCCGTCGCCCGGCATCGCCTCACGTGTGTTCGCGTACATCGAACGCCACGCCGGGTCGCCGCGCGCGGATCGGTTCGTGCCGGCCGGCCCGGAAGTATTCGAATCGCACCCGTACGGTGTCGCGCACGGCGCGGCCGGCATCCTCCATGCGTACCAGCGAAGCAGGCGGGCGCCGCCATCGAACCTGCTGCCATGGCTATGTACCGGCGTGCGTGCGGGGAATGAGCGAGGCAGCGGGCTGATGGGCGGCGATGCGGGCATCGCATGGGTGCTGTTCGACGCGGGTGAAACCGGCGTCGCGCGGGCCTTGCTGCATGCAACGCCGCTGGAGGAAGCGATCCACGACGCGCCTGGGCGCGACGACGGTGTCGCGGGGTGGGGCCTTGCAAGGCTCAAGGCCTGGCATTCCACTGGCGAAGGCGCGTTCCTTGAAGAGGCCGTTTTCGCAGGCACCTGGCTGCTGGCGCATGCGGTCGCCAGCCAGGATGGGTTGTGCTGGCCCGTTGGACCCCGGCAGCCGCTCGGTCTGGCCAACGGCGCCAGTGGCATTGCCCTGTTCCTGCTCCATCTGCATCTCGCCACGGGCGAAAGCGAGTATCTCGCGGCGGCGCGCGCGGCACTCGAGTTTGATCTGGGCCACATGGTGCCGGGCATGGACGGAACACCATCGCTGCCCGCATGGGTCGGCTCGCATACGGTGCTGCCCTACGTGCAAGAAGGCACCGCAGGTTTGCTCGCCGTGGCCGCCCGCATGTATGCGTGCACGCAGGACGGGCGCTATGCCCATGCGATCATCGCGGCGGAGCGCGACCTGTTCCGTCGCCACGCCGTCCGCCCCGGCCTGTTCGATGGGCTGGCAGGCATCGGCGATACGCTGCTCGATCTCGCCACCTTCCTGCCCGAACGTGCTGAGCTATACCGCGAACAGGCACAGCGCATCGCGTGCGGCATCGAGCCCTTCCTGCTGGTGCGTGGTGACGCCCTGGCCGTGCCAGGTGCCGAACTCGTGCGTGTCAGCTGCGACCTCGCCACGGGCAGCGCCGGTGTCGGTGCATTCCTCGACCGCCTTGCTCGCGGCGGCCGTGCCTCGTTCATGCTCGATGAAGCGCTTTCGACCGCCACGCAAGTGCGTTGCGTGGCGGCGTAA
- a CDS encoding TonB-dependent receptor has translation MPFLATEGRALARAIACAIGAGACAAHAADTPDLPPPTTNLHEVRVSATSHGTAVDPDMPSAVETITPAKLERLNIVNTEDALKYLPAFGIRKRFIGDENATFSVRGTSNQQSARGLVYLDGMLLSNLLDNNWSTPPRWSMAFAENLARIDVIYGAYSALYPGNSIGATVVMTTRMPEKLEVTGDVQAFTQHVHTYGVNRDFGGSKQTATIGDRSGRFAFLIGVSHLQSNGQPLVYAVQNRSATPGTNRPATGAINDTGATGLPREVLGINSEGQEATSQDEAHARFTYDLTPDLTAAATLGYWKQDMSHRTETFLRDASGNPVWSGPVSIDGRQYTLPANFFAPGTRQSRNYLYGLTLGTHRATGWNVEGSVSYFDMDKNRDRTASAVTYDGPGVLVASDGSRWRTLDLRASHTPDTTGPNTHTVSFGYHFDGYRLDNGTYALSNWRRGDAGTQTAANGGSTQTQALYVQDAWQLDERWRLTTGARYEQWRAFNGARATASANTGYPERKETHTSPKVSLAYAASDALTLRLSGARAYRFPTVSELFQGTFNGISLVNSNPNLKPENDLSRELSTEWYRENSVTRFTVYRSDTRNALFSQTDTTVFPNVTNVQNVDLVRTRGAEASYDGEGVFVPWLDLSANAAYTQATTVRNHRNPASEGKQFYRIPRWRANVVGTVHPREDLALTLAGRYSGRQYNTLDHSDIDPDTFGGASKFLTFDAKAAWTLNDHVELSVGVDNLTNRRYYVYYPYPSRTWMMEAKFRL, from the coding sequence ATGCCTTTCCTTGCCACCGAGGGACGCGCACTCGCGCGTGCCATCGCCTGCGCAATCGGCGCCGGCGCGTGCGCCGCGCACGCCGCCGATACGCCCGACCTGCCGCCGCCCACCACCAACCTGCACGAAGTACGCGTCTCCGCCACCAGCCACGGCACGGCCGTGGATCCCGACATGCCTTCGGCGGTAGAGACCATCACTCCCGCGAAACTCGAGCGGCTGAACATCGTGAACACCGAGGACGCGCTGAAGTACCTGCCCGCCTTCGGTATCCGCAAACGCTTCATCGGCGATGAGAACGCGACCTTCTCCGTGCGCGGCACCAGCAACCAGCAAAGTGCGCGTGGCCTGGTGTACCTCGACGGCATGCTTCTTTCGAACCTGCTGGACAACAACTGGTCGACCCCGCCGCGCTGGTCGATGGCGTTTGCGGAGAACCTCGCGCGCATCGACGTCATCTACGGCGCTTATTCGGCGTTGTATCCGGGCAACAGTATCGGTGCGACTGTGGTCATGACGACGCGCATGCCCGAGAAACTCGAGGTCACCGGCGATGTGCAGGCGTTCACCCAGCACGTGCACACCTATGGGGTGAATCGCGACTTCGGCGGCAGCAAGCAAACCGCGACCATCGGAGACCGCAGCGGCCGCTTCGCCTTCCTGATCGGCGTTTCGCACTTGCAGTCGAATGGGCAACCGCTGGTCTACGCGGTGCAGAACCGTTCTGCGACGCCGGGGACGAACCGCCCGGCGACCGGTGCCATCAACGACACGGGTGCGACAGGGCTGCCGCGCGAAGTGCTCGGCATCAATTCAGAGGGCCAGGAAGCGACGAGCCAGGATGAAGCGCACGCACGCTTTACCTACGATCTGACGCCCGACCTGACCGCCGCCGCGACGCTAGGCTACTGGAAACAGGACATGTCGCATCGCACCGAGACCTTCCTGCGCGACGCGAGCGGCAACCCGGTCTGGTCCGGACCGGTCAGCATCGATGGCCGCCAATACACCTTGCCCGCGAACTTCTTCGCGCCGGGCACGCGGCAAAGCCGCAACTACCTTTATGGGCTCACCCTGGGCACCCATCGCGCCACGGGGTGGAACGTCGAAGGGAGCGTGTCGTACTTCGATATGGACAAGAACCGCGACCGCACGGCGAGCGCGGTGACCTACGACGGTCCCGGCGTGCTCGTCGCCAGCGACGGAAGCCGTTGGCGCACGCTCGATCTCCGCGCCAGCCACACCCCGGATACCACGGGGCCAAACACCCACACGGTGAGCTTCGGTTACCACTTCGACGGCTACCGTCTGGATAACGGTACGTATGCGCTGTCCAACTGGCGGCGCGGCGATGCTGGCACGCAGACGGCAGCGAACGGTGGCAGCACGCAAACCCAGGCGCTGTACGTGCAGGATGCATGGCAGCTCGATGAGCGCTGGCGGCTTACCACCGGTGCGCGTTACGAGCAGTGGCGCGCCTTCAACGGTGCCCGGGCCACGGCAAGCGCAAACACCGGGTATCCCGAGCGCAAGGAGACGCACACATCGCCGAAAGTATCGCTCGCGTATGCCGCGTCCGACGCACTCACGCTGAGGCTTTCTGGCGCACGCGCGTACCGCTTTCCCACGGTGAGCGAGCTGTTCCAGGGCACCTTCAACGGCATCAGCCTCGTTAACAGCAACCCCAACCTCAAGCCGGAGAATGACCTGTCGAGGGAGCTTTCCACGGAGTGGTACCGGGAAAACAGTGTCACCCGCTTTACCGTGTATCGCAGCGACACGCGCAACGCGCTCTTCAGCCAGACCGATACCACCGTGTTCCCCAACGTGACCAACGTGCAGAACGTGGACCTGGTGCGGACACGTGGTGCCGAGGCGAGCTACGACGGGGAGGGTGTGTTCGTGCCATGGCTGGATCTCTCCGCCAATGCCGCCTACACGCAGGCCACGACGGTGCGCAACCACCGCAACCCCGCGTCGGAGGGCAAGCAGTTCTACCGGATCCCGCGCTGGCGGGCCAACGTCGTCGGCACGGTCCACCCCCGCGAAGATCTTGCCCTCACGCTGGCCGGCCGCTATTCCGGTCGCCAGTACAACACGCTCGACCACAGCGATATCGACCCGGATACGTTTGGTGGGGCAAGCAAGTTCCTGACCTTCGACGCGAAAGCGGCCTGGACCCTTAATGATCACGTCGAACTGAGCGTTGGCGTGGATAACCTCACCAATCGTCGCTACTACGTGTACTACCCCTATCCATCACGCACCTGGATGATGGAAGCGAAGTTCCGCCTGTAG
- a CDS encoding DUF2946 family protein codes for MRRGAAKLRWLGWMAIVAVWLSALAPTVSRVTAWNLPDLGAWCEPVDAHHGGAGAQGHGDGDAACGYCTLFAHHPGLAGTTLVAGVPRLVVATDAPVPSGRAFVPRASFYTHPRGPPVAAHA; via the coding sequence ATGCGTCGTGGAGCGGCCAAGCTGCGTTGGTTAGGGTGGATGGCGATCGTCGCCGTCTGGCTCTCCGCGCTTGCCCCCACGGTCTCCCGGGTCACGGCCTGGAACCTCCCCGATCTTGGCGCCTGGTGCGAACCTGTCGATGCCCACCACGGTGGCGCGGGTGCCCAGGGCCACGGGGATGGCGATGCCGCCTGTGGTTACTGCACCCTTTTCGCCCACCACCCCGGCCTGGCCGGGACGACGCTCGTGGCCGGTGTGCCACGGCTGGTGGTTGCGACCGATGCCCCGGTACCGTCAGGCCGCGCCTTCGTTCCCCGCGCGTCCTTCTACACCCACCCACGAGGTCCGCCGGTCGCCGCGCACGCCTGA
- a CDS encoding MFS transporter, translating to MNAVAVPSTPTPATAPLPWLGIVAVLLGAIATTLTSRLTSIGLADVRGAVSAGFDEGAWISTAFSAAQMFIGPLAIFLGRAFSPRRVLLVGCVVYGLAEFAIPFAPDLRGLVVLQVIAGLGSGTFIPLTASFILLGLPRKLWPWGLAAYAMNIILGLNVASSLEGWYVEHARWDWIFWQNTVVAIPMFFLYWFGLRHIPIDKEYLRGGDFRGMFVGAIGFTLVFIALDQGDRLDWFNSTFVVGVLAAGLIAIGLFLLHETTLPAPSVDFGLLVRRNVFFCILLITATRFLVTSSNTLVANFLIQVRGLRPLEVGNALLWVALPQLIIAPTVAWLLNRVDARFAIGLGFSIATAGFLLATGITSEWAEGDFKVALLLQAIGETLELTAVIYFFAHHIGPTDGITFGALIQTARLFGGELGTSLLISFTRKAEQYHSNLIGQHVQAGAPLTDARIGTYADAVGALTQGAGSAEARGAGLVAAAVRGQAYTLSILDGFLLASCIGTLAVLIVLCLREPPGVATPPAVPPLPDPAAARRA from the coding sequence TTGAACGCCGTCGCCGTGCCCAGTACACCGACGCCCGCCACGGCACCGCTGCCCTGGCTGGGTATCGTCGCGGTGCTGCTGGGCGCTATCGCCACCACGCTCACGTCCCGCCTCACCTCCATCGGCCTTGCCGACGTACGCGGCGCGGTCAGCGCAGGGTTCGATGAAGGCGCATGGATCTCGACGGCCTTCTCCGCCGCGCAGATGTTCATCGGCCCACTCGCCATCTTCCTCGGCCGCGCATTCAGCCCGCGGCGCGTCCTGCTCGTCGGGTGCGTGGTGTACGGGTTAGCGGAATTCGCCATCCCGTTCGCACCGGACCTGCGCGGCCTGGTCGTCCTACAGGTGATCGCCGGCCTCGGCTCCGGCACGTTCATCCCGCTCACGGCCTCGTTCATCCTGCTCGGGTTGCCACGCAAGCTCTGGCCCTGGGGCCTCGCGGCGTACGCGATGAACATCATCCTTGGCCTCAACGTCGCCAGCTCGCTCGAGGGCTGGTATGTCGAGCATGCGCGCTGGGACTGGATCTTCTGGCAGAACACGGTGGTCGCGATCCCGATGTTCTTCCTGTACTGGTTTGGCCTGCGTCATATTCCGATCGACAAGGAGTACCTGCGCGGCGGCGATTTCCGCGGCATGTTCGTCGGTGCGATCGGCTTCACCCTCGTGTTCATCGCACTGGATCAGGGCGATCGCCTCGACTGGTTCAATTCAACGTTCGTGGTGGGTGTACTGGCCGCGGGCCTGATCGCCATCGGCCTGTTTCTCCTGCACGAGACCACGTTGCCCGCGCCTAGCGTGGACTTTGGCCTGCTCGTGCGCCGCAACGTGTTCTTCTGCATCCTGCTGATCACCGCAACGCGCTTCCTCGTCACCTCGAGTAACACCCTGGTCGCCAACTTCCTCATCCAGGTGAGGGGGCTCCGGCCACTCGAGGTCGGCAATGCGTTGCTCTGGGTCGCGCTGCCCCAGCTCATTATTGCGCCCACGGTGGCGTGGCTACTCAACCGGGTCGATGCACGCTTTGCCATCGGGCTCGGCTTTTCCATCGCAACTGCCGGCTTTCTGCTCGCCACCGGCATCACCTCCGAATGGGCCGAGGGTGATTTCAAGGTCGCGCTCTTGCTGCAGGCGATCGGGGAGACACTCGAACTCACCGCGGTGATTTATTTTTTCGCCCACCACATCGGGCCGACCGATGGCATCACCTTCGGCGCGCTCATCCAGACGGCACGCCTTTTTGGTGGTGAGCTCGGCACATCGCTGTTGATCTCGTTCACCCGCAAGGCCGAGCAATACCATTCCAACCTGATTGGCCAGCACGTGCAGGCGGGCGCGCCGCTTACCGACGCGCGCATCGGCACCTATGCCGATGCCGTCGGTGCGTTGACCCAGGGCGCCGGCAGCGCGGAGGCGCGCGGCGCTGGCCTGGTGGCCGCGGCGGTCCGCGGGCAGGCGTATACGCTTTCCATCCTCGACGGGTTCCTGCTGGCGAGCTGCATTGGCACGCTGGCGGTCCTCATCGTGCTGTGCCTGCGCGAGCCGCCGGGAGTGGCCACGCCGCCGGCGGTGCCTCCCCTCCCCGATCCCGCGGCGGCCCGGCGCGCTTAG
- a CDS encoding efflux transporter outer membrane subunit, with translation MKHRRLALLLGATVLAGCVQGPDYQRPARPAPAAWEHPANEGTVLPDRWWALFGDDELGQHVDATLAANQDLAGALARYDQARALLGVARADEFPQVSLDPAYLRGRTSGTVSNALPALETTLYRVPVDVAYEVDLWGRVRRSVEAAQADVESGADSVATLRLSLAAATASTYLSLRSADRDIDVLVRTVSLRDDALKLADRRAHAGVVSDLDVLRARADLAQTRADLADAHRRRDNLEHALAVLEARDAPDFHVAPKPWTPTLPAIPAGLPSTLLTRRPDVASDEQALAAASARIGVARTAFFPSVQLTASAGFASNDAGDLTARDSRLWGIGPSIHLPIFEGGRNRARLEAAEAAYRGAYAHWRQDGIVAFREVQDALSDGAWLQEEGTALAATVEAATAAAKVSRSRYDRGLAGYFEVVDSERQALASQRAVIQNDQQRLLAAISLVKALGGGWKEGDPVPRQPDASASVSR, from the coding sequence GTGAAGCACCGGCGCCTTGCGCTACTGCTCGGCGCCACGGTGCTCGCCGGTTGCGTGCAGGGGCCGGACTACCAGCGCCCTGCTCGCCCGGCACCCGCGGCGTGGGAACACCCGGCCAACGAAGGCACAGTATTGCCGGATCGTTGGTGGGCCCTGTTTGGCGACGACGAACTCGGCCAGCACGTCGATGCGACCCTCGCGGCGAACCAGGATCTCGCGGGCGCACTGGCCCGTTACGACCAGGCACGTGCGTTGCTGGGCGTCGCGCGCGCCGATGAGTTCCCCCAGGTGTCGCTCGACCCGGCCTACCTGCGGGGACGTACCTCGGGCACCGTGTCCAATGCGCTACCTGCGCTGGAAACCACGCTCTACCGCGTACCGGTCGATGTCGCGTACGAAGTGGACCTATGGGGTCGCGTCCGCCGCAGCGTCGAGGCCGCCCAGGCCGATGTCGAATCCGGCGCCGACAGCGTGGCCACGCTGCGTCTCAGCCTCGCCGCCGCGACCGCTTCAACGTATCTAAGTCTGCGCAGCGCCGATCGCGATATCGACGTACTGGTCCGTACCGTCAGCCTGCGCGACGATGCACTGAAGCTCGCCGACCGCCGCGCGCATGCCGGCGTCGTCAGCGATCTCGATGTGTTGCGTGCCCGCGCGGACCTCGCGCAGACCCGCGCCGACCTGGCGGATGCGCATCGGCGGCGCGATAACCTTGAGCATGCATTGGCCGTGCTCGAGGCACGTGACGCACCGGATTTCCATGTGGCGCCGAAGCCCTGGACGCCTACGCTGCCCGCCATCCCTGCGGGCTTGCCATCCACCCTGCTCACCCGACGGCCCGATGTGGCCAGCGACGAGCAAGCCCTGGCTGCCGCCAGCGCGCGCATCGGCGTCGCCCGCACCGCGTTTTTCCCGTCCGTGCAGCTCACCGCATCCGCGGGCTTCGCCAGCAACGATGCAGGCGATCTCACGGCACGCGATAGCCGTCTTTGGGGTATCGGCCCCTCCATCCACCTGCCGATCTTCGAAGGAGGCCGCAACCGGGCACGTCTTGAAGCTGCGGAAGCTGCCTACCGGGGTGCCTACGCGCATTGGCGGCAGGATGGCATCGTGGCGTTTCGCGAAGTGCAGGATGCCTTGAGCGACGGTGCGTGGCTGCAGGAGGAAGGCACGGCGCTTGCTGCCACCGTGGAAGCGGCGACAGCCGCGGCAAAGGTCTCGCGTTCGCGCTACGACCGTGGCCTGGCGGGCTATTTCGAAGTCGTGGACTCCGAACGCCAGGCGCTGGCGAGCCAGCGCGCGGTCATCCAGAACGACCAGCAGCGCCTGCTCGCCGCGATCTCGCTGGTGAAGGCCCTGGGCGGTGGCTGGAAGGAAGGTGACCCGGTGCCCCGCCAGCCCGATGCCAGCGCCTCGGTGTCACGTTGA
- a CDS encoding HlyD family secretion protein has protein sequence MKLALRIIGAILVLGTLAVLLFAWLDRTETTTDAYVTGRIHPVAPRVTGTVTALYVDDNQHVKAGDVLLQLDTRDFDVRVEQARADIDRAQGQVASAQAQIAEAEAAIVASDASVRKTGFDLTRASELVNETPRGISKQEYDAARAASDSAKANKTSAEARKVAAAAALASAKAQVATGEASLHDAQLAYGYTKVIAPVSGYVGRRTVEVGARVTAGQTLLSIVSDEVWVVANFKETQLHGMKRGTEARMTVDALSGITFTGHVDSIAPASGSQFALLPPDNATGNFTKVVQRVPVKILFSDDDLRHYRERLPPGLSTIVKIRAGDTK, from the coding sequence ATGAAACTCGCGTTGCGCATCATCGGCGCCATCCTGGTCCTGGGCACGCTCGCCGTGCTGCTTTTCGCATGGCTGGATCGCACCGAAACCACCACCGATGCATACGTGACCGGCCGTATCCATCCCGTGGCACCCCGCGTGACGGGTACGGTCACCGCGTTGTACGTCGACGACAACCAGCATGTGAAGGCCGGTGATGTCCTGCTGCAACTGGATACGCGCGATTTCGACGTGCGCGTGGAGCAGGCACGGGCGGATATCGACCGCGCACAAGGTCAGGTGGCCAGCGCGCAGGCGCAGATCGCCGAAGCGGAGGCCGCGATCGTCGCGTCGGATGCCAGCGTACGCAAAACGGGGTTCGACCTGACCCGTGCGAGCGAGCTGGTCAACGAAACGCCACGCGGCATTTCGAAACAGGAATACGACGCGGCCCGCGCGGCGTCCGATTCGGCGAAGGCGAACAAGACCAGCGCGGAGGCGCGCAAGGTCGCGGCGGCGGCCGCGCTTGCCTCGGCGAAGGCCCAGGTCGCCACGGGCGAGGCGTCACTGCACGATGCCCAGCTGGCCTATGGCTATACCAAGGTGATCGCGCCCGTCAGTGGCTACGTGGGCCGGCGCACGGTGGAAGTGGGCGCACGGGTAACGGCAGGACAGACCTTGCTTTCGATCGTCTCGGATGAAGTCTGGGTCGTCGCCAATTTCAAGGAAACCCAGCTGCACGGCATGAAGCGCGGCACCGAGGCACGCATGACCGTGGACGCGCTATCGGGCATCACCTTCACGGGGCACGTGGATAGCATCGCACCCGCCTCCGGCTCGCAGTTCGCACTGCTCCCGCCGGATAACGCGACAGGCAACTTCACCAAGGTGGTCCAGCGCGTGCCGGTGAAGATCTTGTTCAGCGACGACGACCTGCGCCACTACCGTGAACGCCTGCCGCCCGGACTGTCGACCATCGTCAAGATCCGCGCGGGAGATACGAAGTGA
- the modA gene encoding molybdate ABC transporter substrate-binding protein, which translates to MRFRPLVALFLLTGASAASAADLVVSAASSLTDAFQAVGKAYEAKHPGTHVVLNFAASDVLLRQIASGAPADVFASADQTAMDKAVAAKAINPATRQDFASNRLVLVVPHDSTAAIRGPADLKAASVKRVAYGDPASVPVGRYTQAALEQQGLWPAVSAKGVLAQNVRQSLDYVARGEVEAGFVFATDAAISKDKVKVVAVVPTPKPITYPMAIVAGSKQATEAAAFEAYVQSAEGRKILAGFGFEAP; encoded by the coding sequence ATGCGCTTTCGTCCACTCGTCGCGCTGTTTCTCTTAACTGGCGCTTCCGCCGCCTCCGCGGCCGATCTGGTGGTATCCGCGGCCTCCAGCCTGACGGATGCGTTCCAGGCCGTGGGCAAGGCCTATGAGGCAAAGCACCCCGGCACGCACGTGGTACTCAACTTCGCGGCGTCGGATGTGCTGCTCCGGCAGATCGCGAGCGGCGCGCCGGCGGATGTCTTCGCCTCGGCCGACCAGACCGCGATGGACAAGGCCGTCGCGGCTAAGGCGATCAATCCGGCGACGCGCCAGGATTTCGCATCCAACCGCTTGGTACTCGTGGTGCCGCACGACAGCACGGCCGCCATCCGCGGGCCGGCCGATCTGAAGGCCGCCAGCGTGAAACGGGTGGCGTACGGCGACCCGGCGTCCGTCCCCGTGGGCCGGTATACCCAGGCTGCACTGGAGCAGCAGGGGCTTTGGCCCGCTGTGTCGGCCAAGGGCGTGCTGGCGCAGAACGTCCGGCAGAGTCTCGATTACGTCGCGCGTGGCGAGGTGGAGGCGGGTTTCGTCTTCGCTACGGACGCCGCGATCAGCAAGGACAAGGTGAAGGTGGTGGCGGTCGTGCCCACCCCGAAACCCATCACTTATCCCATGGCGATCGTTGCTGGCTCGAAGCAGGCGACCGAAGCGGCGGCCTTCGAGGCGTACGTGCAATCGGCCGAGGGCCGCAAGATCCTGGCGGGCTTCGGCTTCGAGGCCCCGTAA